The following coding sequences are from one Epinephelus fuscoguttatus linkage group LG5, E.fuscoguttatus.final_Chr_v1 window:
- the LOC125889106 gene encoding E3 SUMO-protein ligase ZBED1-like: MVERFLEQQPAICATLLSPEVRRGQSDLCTLNETDVSNAEDAVSALKPMKDATTLMSEESNPTVSLIAPIHAQLLQNMTDTIGDSPMIHEIKNAIKTDLLKRYNSEAEKKILHTASALDPRFKGLPFLTEEERLEIYRGVTEEAASLEDERTLRRTEVDEAPGGMGTLEEERPTEDSPSAPKRKAPSSLLVSLLGQSFTDTEGTVEPKTPYARAEEEMERYCKAPALPLTEDPLNWWRVQEVTFPPLSAVKAVLVYPRHKRVCRASFLHCRRCCHCKEKCSQARTCGSTGVLTEEPTNSQMLISEPCL; this comes from the exons ATGGTCGAGAGGTTCTTGGAGCAACAACCTGCAATCTGTGCCACCTTGCTGTCTccagaggtgaggagaggacaGTCAGACCTCTGCACTCTCAATGAAACAGATGTGTCAAATGCAGAGGACGCTGTGAGTGCATTAAAGCCAATGAAGGATGCAACCACACTGATGTCAGAAGAGAGCAACCCAACAGTGTCTCTCATTGCTCCAATACATGCACAGCTTCTCCAGAACATGACAGACACCATCGGAGACTCACCCATGATCCACGAGATCAAGAATGCTATCAAGACAGATCTCCTGAAGAGGTACAACAGTGAGGCAGAGAAGAAGATCCTTCATACAGCCTCTGCCCTGGATCCCCGTTTTAAGGGACTGCCCTTtctaacagaggaggagagactggAGATCTACAGAGGAGTGACCGAGGAGGCTGCATCTTTGGAG GATGAGAGGACACTCAGGAGGACAGAAGTGGATGAAGCGCCTGGGGGAATGGGGACTCTGGAAGAAGAGAGACCCACAGAGGATAGCCCCTCTGCTCCCAAAAGAAAGGCCCCATCATCACTGCTTGTGAGTTTGCTGGGACAGTCCTTCACTGACACTGAAGGTACAGTAGAACCAAAGACCCCCTATGCCAGGGCTGAAGAGGAAATGGAGAGATACTGTAAAGCCCCAGCTCTCCCTCTAACTGAGGATCCTTTAAACTGGTGGCGTGTCCAGGAGGTcacatttcctcctctctcagctGTCAAAGCGGTACTTGTGTATCCCAGGCACAAGCGTGTCTGCAGAGCGAGTTTTCTCCACTGCAGGAGATGTTGTCACTGCAAAGAGAAGTGCTCTCAAGCCAGAACATGTGGATCAACTGGTGTTCTTACAGAAGAACCTACAAATTCCCAAATGCTGATCAGTGAGCCATGTTTGTGA
- the LOC125889091 gene encoding uncharacterized protein LOC125889091, translating to MSVRLTSARRKCSEAGIVCLPSPTTMDPRIHSIPLALLWLRLQQQQQQLQSQYARLVRVKQIHVLMRLHFRRRQARRRRRRRLRASLQALAAFRGRQTRNIWVKPRCHEWWQQVCDSWTETDWQRNFRMTRATFNVLCNILRGQLTRQDTRFRKAVSVELRVAICLWRLATNLELRSLSHLFGVGLSSACSFTQEVVSAINEILAPQYLHTPSAAELEGIVRGFRERWKFPQCAGAVDGTHIPILAPPNNSADYYNRKGVYSVILQGVVDHNMKFWDVNIGWPGRVHDARVFSNSSLYQRGQNGTLLPGRSETIQDVDVPLVILGDAAYPLLPWLMKPYPEGRGTTQAQAAFNTCLSQTRMTVERAFGVTTKSTSVMMKMMNMMGDQTLLTITLAVTVGITSGMPCVLIFLLSSLSIIHSLSVFMLFDISVFRITQVSYCAMRHSPQE from the exons ATGAGTGTGCGTCTGACGTCAGCGCGTAGGAAGTGCTCTGAGGCAGGAATAGTTTGTTTACCGTCTCCCACCACAATGGATCCACGGATTCACTCCATTCCACTGGCACTACTTTGGCTGCGCCtccagcaacagcaacaacaactaCAATCGCAATACGCAAGACTAGTTCGAGTCAAACAGATTCATGTCCTGATGCGCTTGCATTTCCGACGTAGACAGGCAAGAAGGCGAAGAAGGCGAAGACTGCGAGCTAGCCTGCAGGCATTAGCAGCGTTCCGGGGGAGGCAAACAAG GAACATTTGGGTCAAACCACGGTGTCATGAATGGTGGCAGCAAGTGTGTGACAGCTGGACAGAAACTGATTGGCAGCGGAACTTCAGAATGACAAGAGCTACCTTCAATGTACTGTGTAACATTCTTCGAGGACAGCTAACCAGGCAGGATACCAGATTTCGCAAAGCGGTATCAGTGGAGTTGCGTGTGGCAATCTGCTTGTGGAGGCTCGCAACCAATCTCGAGCTCAGATCTCTCTCTCACCTCTTTGGTGTGGGATTGTCAAGTGCCTGTTCCTTCACACAAGAAGTTGTCAGTGCCATAAATGAAATCCTGGCCCCACAATACCTCCACACACCTTCAGCTGCTGAACTTGAAGGAATCGTCAGAGGATTCCGTGAGAGATGGAAGTTTCCACAGTGTGCTGGAGCTGTGGATGGAACTCATATTCCCATCCTGGCACCACCTAACAACTCAGCAGATTATTACAACCGTAAGGGGGTCTATTCTGTTATCCTCCAAGGTGTTGTTGATCACAACATGAAATTTTGGGATGTAAACATTGGCTGGCCGGGGAGGGTTCATGATGCCCGTGTGTTCTCAAACTCGTCCCTTTACCAACGAGGACAGAATGGAACACTACTGCCAGGAAGGAGTGAAACCATACAGGATGTGGATGTCCCTCTAGTTATCCTAGGAGATGCCGCATATCCACTGCTGCCATGGCTAATGAAGCCATACCCAGAGGGCAGAGGGACAACACAGGCACAAGCGGCTTTTAACACCTGCCTGAGTCAAACCAGAATGACAGTGGAGAGGGCTTTTGGAGTCACAACGAAGAGTACATctgtgatgatgaagatgatgaacaTGATGGGAGACCAGACCCTGCTGACCATTACATTGGCGGTGACAGTGGGAATAACATCAGGGATGCCTTGTGTACTTATTTTTCTACTCTCTAGTTTGAGCATAATTCACAGTTTGAGCGTGTTTATGTTGTTTGATATTTCTGTGTTCAGAATTACACAAGTGTCATATTGTGCTATGAGACACAGCCCTCAGgaataa
- the LOC125889107 gene encoding zinc finger and SCAN domain-containing protein 29-like translates to MSRGNTWGEEETRFILQIWADDRIKAELERTHRNTETFQLFAERMREGGYERTAEQCHLKLKKLRQAYNKARDAIRKTSASSNEKDKGPFYDQLDGILGTRPTSSPVRVMESTLAAGVTPSADTSSGSGPSASESGVTAASSSAEDGPSTAAPRRARKRRAKEMHSEMMEEFNRAEDARQERENATLERWMGMQQEAEERRFRMLQEQQAATNGMFMNIMQTFMQSMSQQPPQPAASWGPLYPPQQPLYHPPPPPPRVSGWSAQQSHPPHPPTRAHTPNFLEQSRDLLYGDGESEDRYTTL, encoded by the exons atGAGCCGCGGCAACACctggggagaggaggagacaagaTTCATCCTTCAAATATGGGCGGATGATAGAATAAAAGCTGAACTTGAGAGAACACACCGGAACACGGAAACCTTCCAGCTGTTCGcggagaggatgagagagggGGGGTATGAGAGGACGGCCGAACAGTGTCACctcaaactgaaaaagctgcGACAGGCTTATAACAAGGCGCGCGATGCCATTCGGAAGACCAGTGCGTCATCCAACGAAAAGGATAAAGGTCCTTTTTATGATCAGCTGGACGGCATCCTTGGAACGCGCCCGACAAGCTCACCTGTCAGGGTGATGGAGTCTACACTCGCTGCGGGTGTGACCCCCAGCGCCGACACGTCATCTGGCAGCGGTCCCAGTGCTTCAGAAAGTG GAGTAACTGCTGCTTCCAGCTCTGCTGAGGATGGGCCAAGCACAGCAGCACCTCGCCGTGCTCGCAAGAGGAGGGCCAAGGAGATGCACTCGGAGATGATGGAGGAGTTTAACCGGGCAGAGGATGCTCGTCAGGAGAGGGAGAATGCCACTCTGGAGAGGTGGATGGGAATGCAGCAGGAGGCTGAAGAGAGGCGCTTCAGGATGCTGCAGGAGCAACAGGCGGCCACGAATGGCATGTTCATGAACATCATGCAGACATTCATGCAAAGCATGAGCCAACAACCTCCACAACCTGCAGCATCCTGGGGCCCCTTGTATCCTCCCCAGCAACCCTTATAtcacccacctcctcctcctcctcgtgtTTCTGGGTGGTCTGCACAGCAGTCCCACCCTCCACACCCACCTACCCGGGCCCACACTCCAAACTTTttggagcagagcagagacCTGCTatatggagatggagagagtgagGATAGGTACACTACACTATAG